The following are encoded in a window of Clostridium thermarum genomic DNA:
- the atpD gene encoding F0F1 ATP synthase subunit beta has protein sequence MSCNVGKIVQVIGPVIDIKFSSDSLPNILNALKINFGGKYLLAEVEQHIGDDIVRAIAMEPTEGLKRGMDVIDTGKPISIPVGDEVLGRLFNVLGKPIDRGPEISAHATYPIHRPAPSFEEQSVEPEMFETGIKVIDLLAPYQKGGKIGLFGGAGVGKTVLIQELINNIAKQHGGISVFTGVGERTREGNDLFYEMKESGVVNKTALVFGQMNEPPGARMRVALTGLTMAEYFRDKGQDVLLFIDNIFRFTQAGSEVSALLGRIPSAVGYQPTLATEMGALQERITSTKHGSITSVQAVYVPADDLTDPAPATTFAHLDATTVLSRSIVELGIYPAVDPLESTSRILDPRVVGEEHYEVATKVKHILERYKELQDIIAILGIDELSDEDKILVARARRIQRFLSQPFTVGEQFTGLKGKYVSVKDTVRGFKEILEGRCDDMPESAFLFVGTIEEAREKAKAMLED, from the coding sequence ATGTCCTGTAATGTAGGAAAGATAGTACAGGTCATAGGACCGGTTATCGATATAAAATTTAGTTCGGATAGTCTTCCAAACATTTTGAATGCATTAAAAATAAATTTTGGAGGCAAATATTTGCTGGCAGAAGTTGAACAGCATATTGGAGATGACATTGTAAGAGCGATTGCTATGGAGCCTACAGAAGGTTTGAAGAGAGGGATGGATGTTATTGATACCGGTAAGCCTATTTCAATACCTGTAGGAGATGAGGTCTTGGGAAGGCTATTTAACGTATTAGGCAAGCCTATTGATAGAGGACCGGAAATAAGCGCTCATGCAACGTATCCAATACATCGTCCGGCACCAAGCTTTGAAGAACAATCCGTAGAACCGGAGATGTTTGAAACAGGTATAAAGGTTATTGATTTACTGGCTCCATATCAAAAGGGTGGAAAGATAGGACTCTTTGGCGGTGCCGGGGTAGGTAAGACAGTACTTATTCAAGAATTAATTAATAATATAGCTAAACAACACGGAGGTATTTCCGTATTTACGGGAGTTGGCGAAAGAACAAGAGAAGGAAATGACCTCTTCTATGAAATGAAGGAATCCGGTGTAGTTAACAAGACGGCCTTGGTATTCGGTCAAATGAATGAACCACCGGGCGCAAGAATGAGGGTTGCCCTAACCGGTTTGACTATGGCGGAATATTTCAGAGATAAGGGGCAGGATGTACTGCTATTTATCGATAATATTTTTAGATTTACTCAAGCTGGCTCAGAGGTTTCAGCATTATTAGGTAGAATTCCTAGTGCTGTTGGTTATCAGCCAACCTTGGCTACGGAAATGGGAGCGCTTCAGGAGAGAATTACTTCCACAAAACATGGATCTATTACCTCTGTTCAGGCTGTATATGTTCCGGCAGACGATTTAACAGATCCTGCACCGGCAACAACCTTTGCCCACCTGGATGCTACTACGGTACTATCAAGGTCTATAGTAGAGCTTGGAATATATCCTGCAGTAGATCCCTTGGAGTCTACTTCAAGAATTTTGGACCCGCGAGTTGTTGGGGAAGAACACTATGAGGTAGCTACAAAGGTAAAACACATTTTGGAAAGATATAAAGAACTGCAGGACATAATAGCCATATTAGGAATTGACGAATTATCTGATGAAGATAAGATATTAGTTGCAAGAGCAAGAAGAATACAAAGATTCTTATCTCAACCCTTTACTGTTGGAGAGCAGTTTACAGGCTTAAAGGGTAAGTATGTATCTGTAAAAGACACCGTAAGAGGTTTTAAAGAAATTTTAGAAGGACGTTGCGATGATATGCCGGAATCAGCTTTTCTCTTTGTAGGAACTATAGAGGAGGCAAGAGAAAAAGCAAAGGCAATGCTAGAGGATTAA
- the murA gene encoding UDP-N-acetylglucosamine 1-carboxyvinyltransferase: MEKIIVKGGCKLSGEVNISSAKNSVLPIIAASILSGDKCYIRNAPMLEDVLVICDVLRSLNAEVNINRTNNIITIDTSKACTGEPNPELVRKMRASFLIMGPMIARFGKFRISLPGGCNIGTRPIDLHLKGLTALGVKIKLGHGYVEANTNKLIGNKIYLDFPSVGATENIMMAAALAEGETTIENAAAEPEIEDLAHFLNSMGAKIKGAGTDTIKISGVKELKGVTHTPIYDRIEAGTFMVAAAITKSKIKINGIMEEHMKPVIAKLTECGVAMEIQGESIIVDGDRDLRPVDIKTMPYPGFPTDMQAQMMALLSTVKGTSIITETIFENRYMHVGELKRMGAEIKIEGRSAVIEGVDRLCGAEVKATDLRAGAALILAALSAEGVTAIGDIYHIDRGYVEIEKKIQMLGADIRRLKE; encoded by the coding sequence ATGGAAAAAATAATTGTAAAAGGTGGATGCAAGTTAAGTGGTGAAGTAAATATCAGTTCAGCTAAGAATTCTGTACTTCCGATTATTGCTGCAAGTATCCTTAGCGGTGATAAATGCTATATTAGGAATGCACCAATGCTGGAAGATGTGTTAGTTATTTGTGATGTATTGAGATCTTTAAATGCAGAGGTTAATATAAATCGAACAAATAACATAATAACAATAGACACTTCTAAGGCATGCACCGGGGAGCCAAACCCAGAGTTGGTAAGAAAAATGAGAGCATCTTTTCTAATCATGGGACCTATGATAGCCAGATTCGGCAAGTTTAGAATTTCACTTCCGGGAGGCTGCAATATTGGTACAAGGCCAATAGATCTACACCTGAAGGGACTTACTGCCTTGGGAGTCAAAATAAAGCTTGGTCATGGATATGTGGAAGCCAATACAAATAAGCTTATAGGAAATAAAATATATTTGGACTTTCCTTCAGTGGGAGCTACTGAGAATATAATGATGGCTGCTGCATTAGCCGAAGGAGAGACTACCATAGAAAATGCTGCAGCAGAACCAGAAATTGAAGACCTTGCCCACTTTTTAAATTCTATGGGAGCAAAAATAAAAGGTGCAGGAACAGACACAATAAAGATTAGTGGAGTAAAGGAGCTAAAAGGAGTTACCCATACTCCCATATATGACAGAATTGAGGCAGGAACCTTTATGGTGGCTGCAGCAATTACCAAAAGCAAAATAAAGATTAATGGTATTATGGAAGAACATATGAAGCCTGTTATAGCAAAGCTGACAGAGTGCGGGGTAGCAATGGAAATACAGGGAGAAAGCATTATCGTAGACGGTGACAGAGACCTAAGACCTGTAGATATCAAAACTATGCCATATCCTGGCTTTCCAACAGACATGCAGGCACAAATGATGGCACTGTTGAGTACGGTAAAGGGAACGAGCATTATTACTGAAACCATATTTGAAAACAGATATATGCATGTTGGCGAGCTCAAAAGAATGGGGGCAGAAATAAAAATAGAGGGCAGAAGTGCTGTAATCGAAGGTGTAGATCGGCTTTGCGGCGCAGAAGTAAAGGCAACAGACTTGAGAGCTGGGGCGGCATTAATTCTGGCAGCTCTGTCTGCTGAAGGCGTTACAGCTATAGGTGATATATATCACATAGATAGAGGTTATGTAGAAATTGAAAAGAAGATCCAAATGTTAGGGGCAGACATTCGAAGATTAAAAGAATAG
- a CDS encoding F0F1 ATP synthase subunit delta, translated as MYEYLDRRYALALYRVGLEQGKTESYLAQLRELVELIYGNEDMMRLLKHPEISKSKKKETIKKCFKGKVDDEILSFLLILLDKDRILYLREKLNEMEKIHLEYNNTLMALVKTVIPLDEMQRKKLLEVLEEKYNKKVIIKEDIDPSIIGGVYVRIGDDVIDGTIKSKIEKLKEVMLK; from the coding sequence ATGTATGAATATCTTGATAGGAGATATGCTCTTGCGCTTTATAGAGTTGGTTTAGAGCAAGGAAAGACTGAAAGCTACCTTGCTCAGTTAAGAGAATTGGTAGAACTGATATATGGCAATGAAGATATGATGAGGCTTTTAAAACATCCTGAGATAAGCAAATCAAAGAAGAAGGAGACAATTAAAAAATGTTTTAAAGGCAAAGTGGATGATGAAATTTTATCCTTTCTTCTAATTCTTCTTGATAAAGATAGAATTCTGTATCTTAGGGAAAAACTGAATGAGATGGAGAAAATCCATTTGGAGTACAATAATACTCTAATGGCATTGGTAAAGACAGTGATACCTTTAGATGAGATGCAAAGGAAAAAACTCCTCGAGGTATTAGAGGAGAAGTATAATAAGAAGGTTATTATAAAGGAAGATATAGATCCTTCTATTATTGGCGGTGTTTATGTAAGAATTGGCGATGATGTCATAGATGGAACTATAAAGTCAAAAATAGAAAAATTAAAGGAAGTAATGCTTAAATAG
- the atpA gene encoding F0F1 ATP synthase subunit alpha, whose translation MIIKPEEITSIIKNEIEKYENRIETVDSGTIIQIGDGIARVYGLEDCMEGELLKFPNGVYGMALNLEQDNVGCVLLGQEEGIREGDVVTRMRKVVEVPVGEALLGRVVNSLGLPIDGKGPINTTATRPIETEAPGVIDRQSVKQPLQTGIKAIDSMIPIGKGQRELIIGDRQTGKTAIVLDTILNQKGKGIICIYVAIGQKQSTVAHIVNTLTEMGAMDYTIVVSATASESAPLQFIAPYAGCSMGEYFMHQGKDVLIVYDDLSKHAVAYRTMSLLLRRPPGREAYPGDVFYIHSRLLERAAKLSAELGGGSLTALPIIETLAGDITAYIPTNVISITDGQIFLESELFYAGQRPAVNAGISVSRVGGSAQIHAMRKLSGTLRIELAQYRELAAFAQFGSDLDKETRKRLEKGKRLVEVLKQDQYKPMPVEKQILILYAAINNYLAEIKVSSIREFEKQFLEYMDTHHRSVASSIAETGKLSEEAEAELKLAIEEFRKIFLSQQ comes from the coding sequence ATGATAATTAAACCGGAGGAGATTACCTCTATAATAAAAAATGAAATTGAGAAATATGAAAATAGGATTGAAACAGTGGATTCCGGTACTATTATACAGATAGGAGACGGTATTGCCAGAGTTTACGGCCTGGAGGACTGCATGGAAGGAGAGCTTCTGAAATTTCCTAACGGTGTATACGGGATGGCTCTAAACCTGGAGCAGGATAACGTTGGATGCGTCCTCTTAGGTCAAGAAGAAGGCATTAGAGAAGGCGATGTTGTAACTAGGATGAGAAAGGTAGTTGAGGTGCCTGTTGGAGAAGCCCTATTGGGTAGAGTGGTGAACTCACTTGGATTACCCATCGATGGTAAAGGACCTATCAATACCACTGCCACAAGACCTATTGAAACTGAGGCACCCGGCGTTATTGATAGACAATCTGTTAAGCAGCCGCTTCAAACAGGTATAAAAGCTATAGATTCAATGATTCCTATAGGAAAAGGTCAAAGAGAACTAATAATAGGTGACAGACAAACAGGTAAGACGGCTATAGTATTGGATACAATTCTTAATCAAAAGGGCAAGGGTATTATCTGTATTTATGTTGCCATAGGACAAAAACAATCTACAGTAGCTCACATTGTTAATACCTTAACAGAGATGGGAGCTATGGATTATACTATTGTAGTTTCAGCTACAGCATCAGAATCTGCACCTCTACAGTTCATCGCACCCTATGCCGGATGCAGCATGGGAGAATATTTTATGCACCAAGGTAAGGATGTTTTAATAGTTTATGATGACTTATCTAAGCATGCTGTTGCTTACAGAACCATGTCCTTACTTTTAAGAAGACCACCTGGAAGAGAAGCCTATCCGGGAGATGTATTCTATATACACTCCAGATTGCTTGAAAGAGCAGCGAAGCTTTCAGCTGAGCTTGGCGGTGGGTCATTAACTGCACTGCCTATAATTGAAACCTTAGCCGGTGACATAACGGCATATATACCAACAAACGTAATATCCATAACAGATGGACAGATCTTCCTGGAATCTGAACTGTTCTACGCTGGACAAAGACCGGCTGTAAATGCAGGTATTTCTGTATCCAGAGTTGGAGGCAGTGCTCAGATCCATGCCATGAGAAAGCTTTCCGGAACCTTAAGAATTGAGCTGGCTCAATACAGGGAACTAGCAGCCTTTGCTCAGTTTGGATCGGACTTGGATAAGGAAACCAGAAAGAGATTGGAAAAGGGTAAGCGGTTAGTAGAAGTTCTAAAACAGGACCAATATAAGCCTATGCCGGTAGAGAAACAGATATTAATTCTGTATGCCGCGATAAATAACTACCTAGCAGAAATTAAAGTCTCAAGTATCAGAGAGTTTGAAAAGCAATTTTTAGAGTATATGGATACTCATCACAGATCAGTTGCTTCAAGTATTGCAGAGACAGGAAAGCTTTCAGAAGAAGCTGAGGCTGAGTTAAAGCTGGCCATTGAAGAATTCAGGAAAATATTTTTGTCTCAGCAATAA
- the atpG gene encoding ATP synthase F1 subunit gamma, whose protein sequence is MAGAGLIAIKRRMKSVINTRKITKAMSLVATAKLRKSRTSLTKAQAYNSKFLNIFDEILKNSQGKSIYTSEERGKKLYAVITSESGLCGGYNVAIVNKAVELTRNDKDNSLILVIGQKGRSHFKRLKYETAAEYVEVPDIPTIKEANTISDHIIELYKRREVTEVYIIYTKFISSVKMEPEIEKLLPIKTEEDIAYTQEMVFEPSAEECFDYLVEKYIRQQIYFCLTSAKSSEHASRMNAMDGATKNANDILNKLTLKYNRIRQSSITQEISEIVGGAEAQK, encoded by the coding sequence ATGGCGGGTGCAGGGCTTATTGCTATTAAACGAAGAATGAAATCTGTTATAAACACGCGAAAAATAACAAAGGCTATGAGTCTTGTAGCTACTGCTAAACTAAGGAAGTCACGAACCTCCCTTACAAAGGCTCAGGCATATAACAGTAAATTTTTGAACATTTTTGATGAAATACTGAAAAATTCTCAAGGAAAGAGTATATATACTTCCGAGGAGCGTGGTAAGAAATTATATGCAGTTATCACATCTGAAAGCGGTCTCTGCGGCGGATACAATGTGGCAATTGTAAATAAGGCCGTTGAGCTCACTAGAAATGACAAGGATAATTCATTGATATTGGTTATAGGACAAAAGGGGAGAAGTCACTTTAAAAGGTTGAAATATGAAACTGCTGCAGAGTATGTAGAAGTACCGGATATTCCAACTATTAAAGAAGCAAATACTATTTCAGATCATATAATTGAACTTTATAAAAGAAGGGAAGTAACTGAAGTATATATTATATATACAAAGTTTATATCTTCCGTTAAAATGGAGCCGGAAATAGAAAAGTTACTGCCGATAAAGACTGAAGAGGATATTGCTTATACACAAGAAATGGTCTTTGAGCCTTCAGCAGAAGAATGCTTTGACTATCTGGTAGAGAAATATATCAGGCAGCAGATATACTTCTGTTTGACAAGTGCAAAATCCAGCGAACATGCTTCTAGAATGAATGCTATGGACGGAGCAACAAAAAATGCAAATGATATACTAAATAAATTGACATTAAAGTATAACAGAATCAGACAAAGTTCTATTACCCAGGAAATATCTGAAATTGTCGGTGGAGCCGAGGCTCAAAAGTAA
- a CDS encoding M23 family metallopeptidase: protein MDKRLFDKSSNFFKKEGFYVILFVCLCIVATVAAITARNSKSVTKPPVVQETTETNLAANNTDGQTTEIPNATQVKNDTNISVPKNGSDSTAVSQTVDYTFVKPVEGTKATTYNTGLVKCETIGTYKTNNGIEIVAKVDSPVYSVLDGKVEAIHNDGTELGQYIIIDHQNGLKTVYANLKEDVKVKVGDTVKKSQVIGAVGKTRGSYSNEYYGDHLHFEVMKDNQYVNPAKYVTYSPLEKN from the coding sequence ATGGACAAAAGATTATTTGACAAATCATCAAACTTCTTTAAGAAGGAGGGATTCTACGTAATATTGTTTGTGTGCCTCTGTATTGTAGCTACGGTTGCTGCTATTACTGCAAGAAATAGCAAGTCAGTTACTAAGCCGCCGGTAGTACAGGAGACTACAGAAACAAATCTGGCCGCAAATAATACTGATGGGCAGACTACTGAGATACCAAACGCTACTCAGGTGAAAAATGATACCAATATTTCTGTTCCTAAAAATGGCTCAGATTCTACAGCAGTATCACAAACTGTCGATTACACGTTTGTGAAACCTGTTGAAGGAACAAAGGCCACAACTTATAATACCGGTTTGGTAAAATGCGAAACCATAGGAACTTATAAGACAAATAACGGAATTGAAATTGTGGCAAAGGTTGATAGCCCTGTTTACTCAGTATTAGACGGTAAAGTGGAAGCCATTCACAATGATGGTACAGAGCTTGGTCAATATATTATTATTGATCACCAAAATGGCCTGAAGACTGTATATGCTAACTTAAAAGAGGACGTAAAAGTAAAAGTTGGCGATACTGTGAAGAAGAGCCAGGTTATTGGTGCCGTAGGAAAAACTAGAGGAAGTTACTCTAATGAATACTATGGCGACCATCTTCATTTTGAAGTAATGAAGGATAATCAATATGTTAATCCTGCAAAATATGTAACTTATAGTCCTTTAGAGAAAAATTAA
- the atpE gene encoding ATP synthase F0 subunit C: MDRALIAIAAALAALGCIGGAFGTAKVASKAVEGVARQPEASGKITSMLVVGAAFSELTAILCFLVAVILSGKI; this comes from the coding sequence ATGGATAGAGCATTAATAGCAATAGCAGCAGCTTTAGCTGCATTAGGTTGTATAGGAGGTGCTTTTGGAACTGCCAAAGTAGCATCAAAGGCTGTTGAAGGAGTAGCAAGGCAGCCGGAAGCAAGCGGAAAGATAACAAGTATGCTGGTAGTAGGTGCTGCATTCTCAGAACTTACAGCTATACTTTGTTTCCTAGTAGCGGTTATATTATCAGGCAAGATCTGA
- a CDS encoding F0F1 ATP synthase subunit epsilon has translation MSQTIKLTILTPEKKFYIGQVKSIKTSNLEGPFQILPRHMALTTILVPAVTEFIDEEGKTFKAFTSSGIMRIKNNQVEMLCDACEWPEDIDEKRAQEALSRAEKRLKDHNEEIDTKRAEVALARALTRLKLTK, from the coding sequence ATGTCTCAAACGATTAAATTGACAATTCTCACACCGGAAAAGAAGTTTTATATAGGTCAGGTAAAAAGTATAAAGACCAGTAACTTAGAGGGCCCTTTTCAGATATTACCGAGACATATGGCCTTGACTACAATATTGGTACCAGCGGTGACAGAATTCATTGATGAAGAGGGAAAAACCTTCAAAGCCTTTACTTCCTCAGGAATAATGAGAATAAAAAACAATCAAGTAGAAATGCTTTGTGATGCTTGTGAATGGCCGGAGGATATAGATGAGAAGAGGGCCCAGGAAGCTTTGTCCCGTGCTGAAAAAAGGCTAAAGGACCACAATGAAGAAATAGACACTAAGAGGGCGGAGGTCGCTCTTGCACGTGCTTTGACCAGGTTAAAATTAACTAAATAA
- the spoIID gene encoding stage II sporulation protein D yields the protein MRRIIWTVNVNKSKYIIMGIAALILILPIIAPIFYKSNTKYKTYKKNEEYILDPSNVKARDLGIKYDKIKVYLTGANKIMEFDVEEYLPGVLSGEMPANFEMEALKAQAVAARTYAISRLKSLGGTGCSNYQGADLCDTVHCQVYMDKDTRMSGWEEDKREELWSKIVSAVKSTEGQVLTYNGQLVMRPQYFAASSGKTEDAQTVFGFSEPYLKSVESPGEEIAKESFKKSYEFKYENLANNINKNFPSAKVSAKNLHKQIEILETSDAGTVTKMKIGSETITGSQFRFMLDLNSANFTLNFKQYVVEILCRGNGHGVGMSQWGANAMAKKGYDYISILTHYYQGTKVEKIQ from the coding sequence ATGAGAAGAATTATTTGGACCGTTAACGTGAATAAGAGCAAGTATATTATTATGGGCATAGCGGCATTAATACTTATTCTTCCTATAATTGCCCCTATATTCTATAAGTCTAATACTAAGTATAAGACTTATAAAAAGAATGAAGAGTACATATTAGATCCAAGTAATGTAAAAGCTAGAGACCTTGGCATTAAGTATGACAAAATAAAGGTGTATTTGACCGGAGCAAATAAAATAATGGAATTTGATGTAGAGGAGTATTTACCGGGAGTATTATCGGGAGAAATGCCTGCAAATTTTGAAATGGAGGCCTTAAAGGCTCAAGCGGTAGCTGCAAGGACCTATGCAATATCTAGGTTAAAGTCTTTAGGTGGAACCGGATGCAGCAATTATCAAGGTGCTGATCTTTGTGATACCGTACATTGTCAGGTATATATGGACAAGGATACCAGGATGAGTGGATGGGAAGAAGATAAAAGGGAAGAGCTTTGGAGCAAAATAGTAAGTGCAGTGAAGTCTACTGAGGGACAAGTCTTGACCTACAATGGACAACTGGTAATGAGACCACAGTACTTCGCGGCCAGCAGCGGAAAAACTGAAGATGCTCAAACAGTTTTTGGCTTTAGTGAACCCTATCTGAAAAGCGTAGAAAGTCCTGGAGAAGAAATTGCTAAAGAAAGTTTTAAGAAAAGCTATGAGTTTAAATATGAAAACCTTGCAAACAACATAAATAAAAATTTTCCCTCTGCAAAGGTTTCAGCAAAAAACTTACATAAACAGATTGAAATATTGGAAACCAGCGACGCGGGCACAGTAACAAAAATGAAAATCGGCAGTGAAACTATCACCGGATCACAGTTTAGATTTATGCTGGATTTGAATTCTGCTAATTTTACATTAAATTTTAAGCAGTATGTAGTTGAAATTCTATGCCGGGGAAATGGACATGGCGTCGGCATGAGCCAATGGGGAGCAAATGCCATGGCTAAAAAGGGCTATGACTATATTAGCATTTTAACTCATTACTATCAGGGAACGAAGGTTGAGAAAATACAATAA
- a CDS encoding F0F1 ATP synthase subunit A, with translation MEHEKLPLFIFHIFGIEIPINTSIIIQWAIILVLAVLSIILTRNLKRIPDKKQSALEWFYEVVEGLVKENMGEENIGFVPFIGTLILYLLCMNVIPVLGIPAPTEELSVTLGMGAAIFFVVQGYAIYKVGLGHYFKGYLNPIPVILPMNIIERLILPVSLGLRLFGNIAAGAVIMGIAYEGLGGINPLLSIGLPVPFHFYFDLFDGFIQMLIFIMLTMINIKLAVEH, from the coding sequence TTGGAACACGAAAAATTGCCATTATTCATTTTTCATATATTCGGCATAGAAATTCCCATCAATACCAGCATAATAATCCAGTGGGCTATTATTTTAGTATTAGCCGTTCTTTCAATAATATTAACAAGAAATTTGAAAAGAATACCGGATAAAAAGCAAAGTGCTCTGGAGTGGTTTTATGAGGTAGTAGAAGGTCTTGTTAAAGAAAATATGGGAGAAGAAAATATTGGGTTTGTTCCGTTTATTGGAACTCTTATTTTGTACTTACTTTGTATGAATGTTATACCTGTTCTTGGAATACCGGCACCTACCGAAGAGTTAAGTGTTACCTTAGGTATGGGGGCTGCTATTTTCTTTGTAGTACAAGGATATGCAATATATAAAGTGGGATTAGGGCACTACTTTAAAGGATACCTAAATCCGATTCCTGTTATTCTACCTATGAACATAATAGAAAGACTGATACTTCCGGTGTCCCTAGGACTTAGACTTTTCGGTAATATAGCCGCAGGAGCGGTTATAATGGGCATAGCCTATGAAGGTTTAGGAGGAATAAATCCACTACTTAGTATAGGATTGCCGGTTCCTTTCCATTTCTATTTTGATTTGTTTGATGGATTTATACAAATGCTTATATTTATCATGTTAACAATGATTAATATAAAATTAGCTGTAGAACATTAA
- a CDS encoding F0F1 ATP synthase subunit B, giving the protein MDLNIEIPISVITIINFFILYFVLRRFLFKPINETLSARRTEIETKLKSAEENKIKAEQYMVESESNLKDSKVKGKALVEEYKNKAEKLYSEIVSNAQVEAQRIVERAVRETEREKEKAQGEIKTQVIELAVMLSEKALEETISEVTHKRLIDEFIAKAGS; this is encoded by the coding sequence ATGGATTTGAATATTGAGATTCCGATTAGTGTTATAACTATAATCAACTTTTTCATTTTATATTTTGTTTTAAGGCGTTTTTTATTCAAGCCTATAAACGAGACTCTTTCTGCAAGAAGAACTGAGATTGAGACTAAACTCAAGTCTGCAGAAGAAAATAAGATAAAAGCAGAACAATATATGGTTGAATCAGAGAGCAATCTCAAGGATTCAAAAGTTAAAGGAAAAGCTTTAGTTGAGGAATATAAAAACAAAGCTGAGAAACTCTACTCAGAAATTGTAAGTAATGCTCAAGTTGAGGCTCAACGTATTGTTGAAAGGGCAGTACGAGAGACTGAGAGGGAAAAGGAAAAGGCGCAAGGGGAAATAAAAACTCAGGTTATAGAACTGGCTGTAATGTTATCAGAAAAAGCCCTTGAAGAGACTATCAGCGAAGTTACACACAAAAGACTGATAGATGAATTTATTGCTAAGGCAGGTAGCTGA
- a CDS encoding YwmB family TATA-box binding protein, producing MKKPYNVFLFFYVLILVVYFTATTSFAKNNAEITEAILQKTSGKVVEQGLKYELDFEGNGEEKVVSLFSNLPLHRETLDVKVIKDAFQYCIEFKTKNCRGYVQHLKGTESKIVVNIVEEDNFHNIDVLKTKLEDIMKAEGLQFKCFKYVKAKTEKKDLNEAKKIVESALIKGGASKASWIGINQGYSVTAYTGKGEQMKMGKELIDINCAIRSYDSGVYVIVGTPVISTCY from the coding sequence TTGAAAAAGCCATATAATGTATTCTTATTCTTTTATGTTTTGATATTGGTCGTTTATTTTACTGCAACCACTTCCTTTGCCAAGAACAATGCAGAAATTACGGAAGCAATTCTTCAGAAAACATCAGGAAAGGTTGTAGAACAAGGCTTAAAGTATGAACTGGATTTTGAAGGTAATGGTGAAGAGAAGGTTGTGAGCTTATTTAGTAACTTACCGTTGCATAGAGAGACTCTGGATGTAAAAGTAATAAAAGATGCCTTTCAATATTGCATTGAATTTAAAACAAAAAACTGTAGGGGCTATGTCCAGCATTTGAAGGGAACGGAGAGTAAAATTGTGGTAAACATAGTTGAAGAAGATAATTTTCATAACATAGACGTGCTTAAGACTAAGTTAGAAGACATAATGAAGGCAGAAGGCTTACAGTTTAAGTGCTTTAAATATGTAAAGGCAAAAACGGAAAAGAAGGACCTTAATGAGGCAAAAAAGATAGTGGAAAGTGCCCTAATAAAGGGCGGTGCTTCAAAAGCAAGCTGGATAGGCATAAACCAGGGTTATAGTGTAACTGCCTATACCGGAAAAGGTGAACAAATGAAAATGGGTAAGGAGTTAATTGATATAAATTGTGCGATTCGCAGCTATGATTCTGGAGTTTATGTAATAGTAGGTACACCAGTAATCAGCACATGTTATTAA